The following nucleotide sequence is from Streptomyces bathyalis.
TCTCCAGCTTGGGCGCGACGGTGAGGTGTGCGAGCGAGGCGGCCAGAGTGGGCAGCCCGATTCCGGCGAACACCGTGCGCCTGGCCGCGAGTTCACGGGAGGCGACGACGGACAGCAGCTCGGAGGAGGTCACGGTGTCGGTGGTCATCTGCGGCTCAACTTCCGTGTGCGGAGGTGCGGGATACGGATTCGGGAGTGCGGCGGCATCGGGTACGTGACGTTCAAGGCCGCGGCCCGTTGCGGGACGGGGCGGTGGCCGGGCCGGGTCAGAGCCTGCGGCCGTAGTTGACCGGCAGGCTCATCGCCTCTCCGACGGCGAGCCCTTCCCAGAACTCCTCGCCGAGTTTGGCGACGTACTCGGCGTGGTCGGCGGTCCCGTGGACCCACTCCTCCAGCCAGGCGGTCAGCCGCTCCTTGTCCTTGCTGATCGCCGACCAGGAGCGGTAGAAGGCGTTGTCGCGGTCGTAGTAGCCCTGGGCGAACGAAGGGTGTGCACCGCGGGGGCAGACGACGACGGCGTCCACGGCGTGCGCCGGGATGACGGTGCGGTTCGGGTCGGAGCGTACGACCTCGTCCTCGACGACCTCCTCCACGACGACGACGGCCTTGCTCGCCGCGTACACGGCCTCGGCCTGGACGCCGGTCAGGCCCCAGATCTGGGTGTTCCCGGAGCGGTCGGCGCGCTGCGCGTGCACGATCGTCACGTCCGGGTTGACGGGCGGCACGACGTAGATCTGCTCGGTCCCGCCGTCCGGGCCCGGGTAGGGCGAAGTGACCTTGCGCAGCGCCGGGTTGACGCCCGGCAGGTCACTGCCGCCGTAGCTGCGCAACGGGTAGAAGGGCAGCCGCTGCGCTCCCGCGATGTAGCGGCAGATCATCCCGTAGTGGCTGTACTCCTCGAAGGCGAGCGGCTCGGGGTCGTCGTTCTCCACGCGGCGGCGCAGCTCCCCGAGGGAGCCCGCGGAGGAGTTGCCGACGAAGGAGGAGACCAGCCGCGACACGCAGCCCGACGCGAGCATCTGGTCGACGACGATGTCGGCGGTCATGCGGATCACGGTCAGATCGCGGCGGCCCTGGCGGATAATCTCGTGGCCTGCCGCGGTCGGTATGAGGTGCGTGAAGCCTTC
It contains:
- a CDS encoding CoA transferase subunit A, which codes for MAVETAVDKTMTMREAVATYVRDGDTVALEGFTHLIPTAAGHEIIRQGRRDLTVIRMTADIVVDQMLASGCVSRLVSSFVGNSSAGSLGELRRRVENDDPEPLAFEEYSHYGMICRYIAGAQRLPFYPLRSYGGSDLPGVNPALRKVTSPYPGPDGGTEQIYVVPPVNPDVTIVHAQRADRSGNTQIWGLTGVQAEAVYAASKAVVVVEEVVEDEVVRSDPNRTVIPAHAVDAVVVCPRGAHPSFAQGYYDRDNAFYRSWSAISKDKERLTAWLEEWVHGTADHAEYVAKLGEEFWEGLAVGEAMSLPVNYGRRL